From the genome of Gorilla gorilla gorilla isolate KB3781 chromosome 4, NHGRI_mGorGor1-v2.1_pri, whole genome shotgun sequence, one region includes:
- the LOC115934588 gene encoding 17-beta-hydroxysteroid dehydrogenase type 1-like, giving the protein MFWLSPALFPPSGRSGAVPGRGQGRGRGRCWGRGWDLAPGSPPSVPTCGSRASSVSLIECGRVDTAFMQKVLGGPDQVMDRTNTRTFRLLHQYLHHSKEIYRKEARHPEEVVKVFLTAMRAPKPTLRYFTTRRFLHQLLMRLDDPFGFDYAAAMHRDVFADDPAEAEAGAGAGAEAGGGAGGMGDPELSDPLAAPQERLRRPLSHAPSFVSWACAVPGDGTAVAAVDG; this is encoded by the exons ATGTTCTGGTTATCCCCAGCGCTCTTTCCACCTTCGGGACGCAGCGGTGCTGTTCCGGGTCGTGGCCAGGGCCGGGGTCGGGGCCGGTGCTGGGGCAGGGGATGGGACTTGGCGCCTGGGTCGCCTCCGTCCGTGCCCACTTGCGGCTCTCGGGCCAGCAGCGTGAGCCTGATCGAGTGCGGCCGTGTGGACACCGCCTTCATGCAGAAGGTGTTGGGCGGTCCCGACCAGGTGATGGACCGCACGAACACCCGGACCTTCCGCCTCTTGCACCAATACCTCCACCACAGCAAGGAGATCTACCGCAAGGAGGCGCGGCACCCTGAGGAGGTGGTGAAG GTCTTCCTCACCGCTATGCGCGCCCCGAAGCCGACCCTGCGCTACTTCACAACCAGGCGCTTCCTGCACCAGCTGCTGATGCGCCTGGACGACCCCTTTGGCTTCGACTACGCCGCCGCCATGCACCGGGACGTGTTCGCCGACGATCCCGCAGAGGCCGAGGCTGGGGCCGGTGCTGGGGCCGaggccgggggcggggccggtGGGATGGGAGACCCTGAGCTCAGCGATCCTCTGGCCGCCCCGCAAGAAAGGCTCCGTCGGCCACTGTCTCACGCGCCCTCCTTTGTCTCCTGGGCCTGTGCGGTCCCTGGGGATGGGACGGCAGTGGCGGCTGTGGATGGCTAA
- the LOC115934574 gene encoding estradiol 17-beta-dehydrogenase 1-like produces MSPGPWSMRGQAVLRVMLRWAGWASVPAVCNTGLGLLGPLGEDAVASVLDVNVVGTVPVLQDFLPDMKRPGSGRVLVTGSMGGLMGEWQGLGPGAPDSLCAELSLEGRLLRGWGAVSLEGHCLPGDDPLAAAPQEPRLATQGLPFNDVYCTSKFALEGLCESLAVLLLPFGVQ; encoded by the coding sequence ATGTCCCCAGGCCCCTGGAGCATGAGGGGACAGGCCGTGCTGAGGGTGATGCTGAGGTGGGCTGGTTGGGCCTCTGTCCCCGCAGTGTGTAACACAGGCCTGGGCCTGCTGGGGCCGCTGGGGGAGGACGCCGTGGCCTCTGTACTGGATGTGAATGTAGTAGGTACTGTGCCGGTGCTGCAGGACTTCCTGCCAGACATGAAGCGGCCGGGTTCGGGACGCGTGTTGGTGACTGGGAGCATGGGAGGATTGATGGGTGAGTGGCAGGGACTGGGCCCCGGAGCTCCAGATTCTTTGTGTGCAGAGCTGAGCCTTGAAGGCAGGCTCCTTAGGGGGTGGGGTGCCGTCAGCTTGGAGGGGCACTGCCTGCCGGGGGATGACCCCCTGGCCGCTGCGCCTCAGGAACCTCGTCTTGCCACCCAAGGGCTGCCTTTCAATGACGTTTATTGCACCAGCAAGTTCGCGCTCGAAGGCTTATGCGAGAGTCTGGCGGTTCTGCTGCTGCCCTTTGGGGTCCAGTGA